The genomic interval CGCGCTCCTCGGCTCCAACGGGGCAGGGAAGACCACGCTCGTGCGCATCCTCTCGACGCTGCTGAAGGCCGACGCGGGAACCGCGACGGTGCACGGCTTCGACGTCGCCGCTAACCCCGGCGATGTGCGCGAGTCGATCAGCCTGACCGGGCAGTTCGCCGCCGTTGACGAAGTGCTCACGGGCCGGGAGAACCTGGTGCTGGTCGCGAAGCTCCGGCACCTGAAGAACCCGGGGGCGATCGCGGACGAGTTGCTCGGGCGCTTCTCGCTCACCGAGGCCGGCGGCCGCAAGGCAGCCGAGTACTCGGGCGGCATGCGCCGCCGGCTCGACATCGCGATGAGCCTGATCGGCGAGCCGAAGGTGATCTTCCTCGACGAGCCGACCACCGGGCTCGACCCGCAGGCGCGCATCGACGTGTGGCAGACCGTCAAGGATCTCGCCCAGAACGGCACGACAGTGCTGCTCACCACCCAATACCTCGACGAGGCCGAGCACCTCGCCGACCGCATCGCGATCCTGCACAAGGGCACGATCATCCAGAACGGCACGCTCGACGAGCTCAAGCGGCTGTTGCCGCCGGCCGAGATCGAGTACGTCGAGAAGCAGCCCTCACTCGAAGACGTCTTCCTGGCGCTCGTCGGTGAGACGGCTGAAGAGCAGGAAGAGAAGGAGGCATCCCGATGAGCACCCACGTCCTCAGCGATACCGGCGTCCTCACCGGCCGCTCGCTGCGCCACATCCTGCGCAGCCCGGACACGATCATCACCACCGCGGTCACGCCGATCGCGCTGATGCTGCTTTTCGTGTATGTGCTTGGCGGCGCGATCAATACCGGATCCGACGAGTCGTACGTCAACTACATGCTCCCCGGCATCCTGCTGATCACGATTGCCTCCGGCATCGCCTACACCGCCTACCGCCTGTTCCTCGACATGCAGGGCGGCATCTTCGAGCGCTTCCAGTCCATGCCGATCGCGCGGTCGAGCGTGCTCTGGGCGCACGTGCTCACCTCGCTGGTGGCCAACCTCGTCTCGGTCGCGGTCGTCGTCGGCGTGGCCCTCCTCATGGGGTTCCGCACCGGAGCATCCGTGGGCGCCTGGCTTGCAATCGCCGGCATCCTGGTCCTGTTCACGCTCGCCCTGACCTGGCTGGCCGTGATCGCGGGGCTCTCCGCGAACACCGTCGACGGCGCCAGCGCGTTCAGCTACCCGCTGATCTTCCTGCCGTTCATCAGCTCGGCGTTCGTTCCGACGGCGACAATGCCGGGCCCGGTGGCCTGGTTCGCTGAGAACCAGCCGGTGACCTCGATCGTGAACTCTATCCGCGCGCTGTTCGCGCAGCAGCCGGTTGGGAACGACATCTGGATCGCACTGGCCTGGTGCGTCGGCATCCTCGCACTCGCCTACGTGTTCGCCATGGCCGCCTACCGGCGCAAGATCACCTAGGGCGCCGATCCGCCGCCGGCGGCGGGCTCAGTGAGGAGGCTGCCGCCGGCCCGCAACCGCGCGGGTGAATGTTTCCCGCCGTGAAGAACGGCAGGCTGGTGGCCATCGATTCCGACGACGTTATGCCCGGCACCTTGGGCAATATTCGCGCCGTGGGGCAGATCGCCAAGGCATTGCACCCCGACGCTTTCTAGGATCCAACAGCAACCGGGTACACAAGCGACGAGCCCCGGCCGGACCATTCCGGCCGGGGCTCTTCGCTGCCCGCTGTACTTTGGAAAGTCATTGCCAGACACGGGTGAGCATGCTTATATCTCCCTGTGATGGTTGGCGAGGAGCCCCTCACTGGGGCGGCAGAGCTGTTCAAGGCACGCCACCGCCGACCGCCAGGAAAGCCAGGCGCCGCTCTCGCTCCGGCGCCCGCGAAGGAGAGCATCATGACCGAGGAAGTCACGGCTGAACATACGCTCGCCGAGCACCAGCACGGCGGCCCGGACTGTACGCACGTTACAGTCCAGCACGGCGACCACGTGGACTACGTTCACGACGGCCACCGCCATGCCGAGCATGAAGGCCACTACGACGAACACTGACCTCCGCGGTGACGGGGGCTCCGGTGTTTGCCCGAGTCCCGAACGCGCCCTGGCGGCGGCTTCGGATTGGCTTACAGTCGCCAGGCTGCTACGAGGTTCTGCACCGGGTCGCCGCCCTCACGCGCGAGGTAGAGGGCGCGGGAGCTGACCCACAAAACGGTCGGACCGAGATGTTCCGGGTATTGCTTGAGCATCGCGTGGAAGAACTCGACCGGGGTGTCGTGCGTGGCCAGGGCAGCCTCGGCGTCGTCGAGGTATCGGCGGGTCTCGGCGATGAGCCGTGCCGCGTTGTCGTCGAGGTTCTTGTTCTGGTGGCTTGCCACGATTCGGTGCGGTTCCAGTGCGGCGACGATGTCGATGGCCTCGCGCCAGTGGCCGAGGTTGCCGTCGGCTGACTCAGCGAGGTACATGTGCACCCCGTTGTAGATCACGTCGCCGGCCACCACCAGATCGAGGTCCGGCACGTGCAGCACCGCGCTGTCGTCGCTGTCTGCGTGCCCCACTTCGACGATGTTGAGGTCGTGTCCTTCGAGGGTGATGCGATTGCCTGGCACAGTGACGGCCGTGACGGGGGATGGGGGGATCTGGCCCGGCCACATCGCGTCCCACAGCACCTCCCGGGCATACACGTTGTTGTGCATCTGTGCGATGGCGCCTGCAGAAGTGACCACCTGGGCGCCGAAGCGGTCGGCGAGCACCCCAGCGGTGAACCAGTGGTCGCCGTGTCCGTGGGTGGCGACGATGTGCGTCAGCTGCTTACCGCTCGCCGCGACCCAGTCTCCGACCTTCTCCGCCTGCCGGAGGGTCAGCGGCGGGTCGACGAGCACGGCGTCCTGCCGGCCATGGACAAGGGTGACCGCGATGGGCTGGAAGGCTCGGGGCTGTCCGTTGGGCAGCGGCCCGGGACTGTCCATCGGCAGCGGGTCTGCGCCGAACACGTCATAGCCGATGTCGGTGTTGGTGTTGGTGGACATGATTTTCTCCCGTCAATCACTGAGGGCCAGTAAGGTATAGCGATCGCTTTACCTTGCGCCCAAGCTACGCTCCTCCATGGCAGATGTAAAGCGTTCGATATACTTGTGCGTATGGGGGCAGTGACATCAACCACTAGGGCGGCCCGCGGCGGACGCGGCGCACGCGAGCGCATCCTGCAAGCGGCGGAGGAGCTCTTCTACGCACGAGGTATTCACGCCACCGGCGTGGCCGCTCTTATCGAGGCTGCGCACGTCTCGCCCAGGACCTTCTATGTGCACTTCCCGACCAAAATTGCGCTGGTGGAGGAGTATCTTCGCCGGTTCGAGTTGGAGAAGCCGATCGCCGCCGAAGCAGAGCTGGAGCGCGGCGACTTGACCCCGGCTCAACGACTGTTGGCGATCTTCGCCCCCTTCGAGGGGGACTCGCCGGCGCTCATCCGCGGATGCCCCTTCCACAACGCCGTCGTCGAGGGCGCCGGAGAACTCCCGGAAGTCGCCGGCCTGGCGCAGCGACACAAGCAATCCTTCCGCGATCGCCTCGTGTCCACCGCTGCTGAAGCCGGAGCAGCCGACCCGGAGATGCTCGGTAGGCAATTCGCTGTGATCTTCGAGGGCGCTAATGCGCTGGCAGCCTCCACCAACAACGCGCAGGTGTTCACGGATGCCCGGCGAGCTGCCAAGACGCTACTGGACTTGGCCTTAAACGCCGCCCCCCGAGGGTAAACGTTCCAGTACCGATGCCCAAGTGGAGAGTGAGTTTCGCGGGGCGCGCCCTCGGCCTAGTCGCCGAGCACCAGCCTCCGGTCGCATGTTCATGCCGTCTTCGCCGATCACTGTGTGCACACCCTCGGGCCAGCGCTCGACTTCACGTGCCGGATTCGTCCAGGTTCTGAACGTTCATGGCCTTCCCGTCAACGGTTACCAAGGAGATGCTTGCGGCATCGGGCGCCCACAGCCGTAGCAGCAGCCGGGCCAGCGTGGACTTCCCGGCCCCGGAACGGCCGCTGATCCCGAGGTGTTTGCCGGGCGCTACGGACAGCGAGGTGGGACGCAAAGCTGGCGCGCCGCCGTCGTAGGTGAACGCTACGTCCCGCACTTCCACCCCTAGGTGCACTGACCGGAGAGGTTGATTGAGTGACTCACTCGCCCCGACCGTGCACCGGTCTGGCGTTCGCTGGGGGTTCTCCGACCTCGTGGATGGTATGGCCGCCGCAAGCCGTCTTGGTTACGCTGGCTCGCTCGATGCGCGACACGGTGAACCATCGCATTGCGTTGCGCAGTCGGCACCACCCAACTAGGTACCACTGGCCGTTCGTGGAGGCGAACAGCACTGGCTCAACGTCGCGGGTGGTCGTGGTCTCGTCTCTCGATGTGTAGCGAATGCGGATCACTCGCTGCTCGGCCATCGCCTCCTCCAGTGCCGACTTGATTGCGCGCGAAGAGGAGGGAAGCGCGTTGACCCAGACGCGGTGGGCCAGCTCGTCGGCTCGTGCTCGGGTTTTGGGATCGAGGACGTCCAGGATCTTCTGGATACCTGCTGCTGCCAGATCGGCGTAGGGGGCATCGGGTGCAGCGGACACGGCTGCCATGAGCGCCACGGCCTGCGCTGGGGACAGGCTGACAGGCGGCAGGGACGCGCCTATAGCCAATCCGTAGCCACCGCCCGGACCTGGGCGAGACCATATAGGCGCACCGCTGTTCTCTAACGCATCGAGGTCTCTCTTAATTGTGCGCACGGATACCTCAAACTCTCTCGCCAACCGTTCGGCGGAAACCCCCCGCGCGCCGCTGCGGCGCAACATCTCGGATAGAGCATGGAGCCGTTCGACTCGCTTCACAGGTCAGACCCCGACAAATTCATGACATAAATAGTGACATACCCTTGTCCGTAGGGCCTGCGAGGGTAGTGACATGCCAACTACTACAAGCAGTCCGATCATCATTCTCATCGCCGGCCACTGGCTGGGCGCTTGGGCGTGGGATGAAGTCCTTGAACACCTGACAACCGACCACTCTCGTGCAATCGCGATGACACTGCCCGGTCTCGACGGGGACGATCCCGAGCGTGCGGCGAAGACTCTCGACGATCAAGCCGCAGCGGTCCTAGACGTCATCACTCAACTCGGGGTTTCCGAGGATCAGCCCGCAACTCTCGTCGCTCACAGTGGGGCGAACGCCCCCGTCAGCCTCGTCCTTGACCGACACCCTGAGCTTGTCCATCGAGTGGTGTGGGTCGACTCCGGCCCTGTGGCGACGGGAAGCGCCTTCGCCCCAGACATCCCGGAGGAGTTGGAGGAGCTTCCGCTGCCGTCCCTCGACGTCCTCGCACAGCAGGCGAGCCTCGAAGGCCTGAGCGCAGAGGTCCTCGAGCGTTTTCGGGCCCGGGCCGTCCCTGAGCCCGGCCCCGTGCTTCGTCAGCCCGTCGAGCTCACGAACGATGCCCGCCGCAAGGTCCGGACCACCCTGGTGTGCTGCTCGATCCCGAGCGCGCAGGTGCTGGAGCTGGCCCGCGCAGGCCATGCCATGTTTGCCGAAGTCGCGAACATCGAGCACCTCGACGTCATTGACCTCCCGACGGGGCATTGGCCTATGTGGAGCCGTCCCCGCGACCTCGCCAAGGCCATTCAGTCAGCGGCTTCTCGAACTAACTGAACTGCACGTACAACCTGAAGGGGTCACCCGAATCCGGCTGGCCCCTTTCCGTCTCCGAGGGAATTCATGACACGCCCAAACGCTGCTCTCACACCACGCCACCGGCTGAAGGTCGCCCGCCACGTCGTCGATGACGGTTGGCCGATCAGCGAAGTTGCCGCCCGATTCCAGGTCTCGTGGCCCACAGTCAAGAGATGGGTCGAGCGATACCGGGTAGGCCAGTCGATGCAAGACCGATCCTCGCTTCCACACCACTCGCCGAACAAAACCAGCGCGAAGACCAGTCGCCGTTGCATCACCCTTCGTTTGCGTCTCCGCGAGGGACCCGTTCAATTGGCTTTCCGTTTGGGAATTGCCCCGTCGACGGTTCATCGCATCCTCACCTCGGTTCACTTGAACCGCCTGTCGCATGTCGACCGTGCTACCGGCGAACCCATCCGTCGATACGAGCACGACCATCCCGGCTCCATGATCCATGTAGATGTGAAAAAGCTCGGCAACATCCCCGACGGCGGAGGCTGGCGCGACGTCGGCCACCGACAAGGCGAGAAGAACCGCGCCAAGACACCCGGCAAGCCGCGCAATAAAAACGGCGACCCACTTCTGGGCTACGCCTACGTCCACACCGTCATCGACGATCATTCCCGCGTCGCCTACGCCGAAATCCACGATGACGAAACCGCCCAAACTGCCACAGCGGTGCTCGTTCGTGCTGTCGAGTGGTTCAACCAGCGGGGCATCACCGTCGAGCGGGTTCTGTCTGAGCCGCCCAGCAGGAGCGCAGCGGCGCCGGCAAGCTGCGCCACGGTGTGCGCATAGAAGAACTCCAGCTTTTCGACGTCGCCCATGGCCGTGGCGGCGAGCTTGCCGGTGTGATGCCCGCGTTGCCGGGCCGGCACGCCCCGGGCAAAGCCGTCGAAGAGCGCCATCCGCAGCGCCGCCAGGATCCGGTAGGCGATGCAGTGCGAGAGGTCCATCCTGAGAATAATTCTCAGTAACTCTAGTGCGTCGGTGGTGCAACCGCGGGTCGGCATTCCGGGTCCGCGGATAGCGTCAGGCGTCAGGCGTCAGGCGGCTGGCGCGCTCACCGCGTGGATGCGTCCCGCCGTCGTGCGGCATATGCGAACAGCGACGTGGTGGCCACGGTGGCCAGGTACCCGGCGATCACGATGAGCGAGATCCCGGCGCAGAAGTAGTTGGTGGTGCTGTCATCCTGGAGCGGCCCCGGGGCGATCTTGGCCAGCGAATACACGGCCACGCCCGCGGAAGCCAGCCCGATCACCACCGGCAGCGTGAGCCAGATCTTTGCCGAGCCCACGTGCCTGTCGAAGCCGTCCCACACGTTCCACTCGGCGCCGTTCCGCATGATCAGCCAGCCGGCGGGGATCATAAACGCGCCGACCAGGAGGAAGGCTGCGACGACGTCGGCCGGGCGGTGCCACTGGTTGATCAGGGTGGAGACTCCCGAAGCGATGGCGAAGGTGCCGCCCACAAAACCGGCCAGCGGACGCCACCGCGGCGAGGCCATCAGGAACACCGCCGCCGCAGCCGACGCCGCCAGCGTGGTATGCCCGGACGGCAGCGAGTTCAGCTCCAGCGTCACCACACCCTTGTCCGGGCGGGCGGGCAGCACTTCCTTCAGGACCTGCGTGGCGATGTTCGCACCGATGCACGCGGTGACTGCGATCCCGGCGGCCGACCACCGCCGTCGGATCACCGTGACAAACAGGACCACGACGGCGGCCACCACCAGCGAGATGGTGGGCAGCCAGTCCAGGAACTCGGTGGCTGCCTTGCCCGCAGGCCCGTGGATGTCCACGGCTTCAACCAGCGCGGATTCATCGATGAACTGGCCCGTGGTGGTCTGGACGAAGTAGTAGTACGTGGCGATCAGGCCGACGACGCAGGCGAGCCAGGCGAACGCGAACATAAAGCCGGAGCCCGGGGAGGGTCGGGCCGGGGTCCGCGGTGGTGCCTGGCGTGGAATGGTCATCGGTTAAGGGTGTCACAGAAAACTGGGAGGCGCTTTCACCCAACTGGGTAGCAGTAGATGTCGTTATGGACGCTCAGAACGACATCTATTGCTACCTACTTGGGTGGGGTCGCGGCAAGCTGAATGTGACACTTGACACGTGTTAGGTCGGCGCCATAAGCTACCTCACACGTGTTAGGAAGGAAATTGATATGACCGGTGCCACAACTGGCCGCCTGCGTGAATTCTCGCGCCGGACCGTCCTGGGTGCCCTGGGAGCAGGAATTGTGGGAGCAACGGTGGCATCGTGGCCCCGGCTCTCCGGATCCGATATTCCCGGGCGGGGCGACAACAGCCTCAGCATTGCCATCATGGGGACAGCCGCCGATGCCGCAGCGCGCCAGCGCGCCATCGACGCGTTCACCCGACTCCACCCGGACATCCGGGTCAAGGTCCAGGCCATCCAGGCCGTGGACTGGAAAGACTTCTTCACCAAGATCCTCACCATGGTGGCCGCGGGAACCCCGCCCGACGTCGTCTACGTCGCCACCGAGGGCGCGCAGCTCTTCGCGGACAAGCTGGCCCACCCGCTGGACGAATACCTGCGCCGCGACGCCGCGGACATGGCCGAGTTCTTCGCCGACGTCCACCCCAGCCTGGTGGAGGCCTTTATGTACAAGGGCAGCCTCTTCCAGCTCCCCATGGACTGGAACGCCGCCAACATGTACTACAACACCACCGCCTTCGCGCAGGCCGGGCTGGAACGCCCGGCGGACGACTGGACCAACGTGGACTTCCGCAACAGCCTCGCCGCGATGCGCAAGGCCCGGCCGTCCGACTTCACCCCGTACTACTGGACCAACCGGCTCTTCGGCGGCGTGGTGCCCTGGCTCTACGCCAACGACACCAGCTTCCTGAAGGAGACCCGGTCCACCGGCGGGGACTGGCTCTGGGACTCCTTCTACGCCAACGATCCCTCCCGCAACCTGCGCTCCGGCGGGTACCAGTGGCTGGAACCCAACGCCGATGACCCCCGTGTGTTCGAGACCTTCGACTACCTCCGTGGCCTCGTCAAGGACGGCCTCGGCGTCCGGCCCGAAGAAGGCGGCGGCAGTTCCCTGGTGGGGCTCTTCGCCTCCAACCGGATCGGCACCACCCCGGCCGGCGGCTACTGGGTCCAGGGCCTGCACGAGGCCGGCATGAAGGAGAACGACTACGACGTCGCGTTCTTCCCCAAGTGGCGGAGCCAGCGGCACCAGTTCGGCACGGCCGGCTACGCCATCATGAAAACCGCCAAGGACAAGGACGCCGCCTGGGAATGGATCAAGTTCAGTGCCAGCCGTGAAGCCATGGAGCTGATCTTCCCCAACCCCATAA from Pseudarthrobacter sp. SSS035 carries:
- a CDS encoding ABC transporter ATP-binding protein, which gives rise to MTATAIRVQGMEKSFKDLHVLRGVDFEVAAGSIFALLGSNGAGKTTLVRILSTLLKADAGTATVHGFDVAANPGDVRESISLTGQFAAVDEVLTGRENLVLVAKLRHLKNPGAIADELLGRFSLTEAGGRKAAEYSGGMRRRLDIAMSLIGEPKVIFLDEPTTGLDPQARIDVWQTVKDLAQNGTTVLLTTQYLDEAEHLADRIAILHKGTIIQNGTLDELKRLLPPAEIEYVEKQPSLEDVFLALVGETAEEQEEKEASR
- a CDS encoding ABC transporter permease, which gives rise to MSTHVLSDTGVLTGRSLRHILRSPDTIITTAVTPIALMLLFVYVLGGAINTGSDESYVNYMLPGILLITIASGIAYTAYRLFLDMQGGIFERFQSMPIARSSVLWAHVLTSLVANLVSVAVVVGVALLMGFRTGASVGAWLAIAGILVLFTLALTWLAVIAGLSANTVDGASAFSYPLIFLPFISSAFVPTATMPGPVAWFAENQPVTSIVNSIRALFAQQPVGNDIWIALAWCVGILALAYVFAMAAYRRKIT
- a CDS encoding zinc transporter permease produces the protein MTEEVTAEHTLAEHQHGGPDCTHVTVQHGDHVDYVHDGHRHAEHEGHYDEH
- a CDS encoding MBL fold metallo-hydrolase, with protein sequence MSTNTNTDIGYDVFGADPLPMDSPGPLPNGQPRAFQPIAVTLVHGRQDAVLVDPPLTLRQAEKVGDWVAASGKQLTHIVATHGHGDHWFTAGVLADRFGAQVVTSAGAIAQMHNNVYAREVLWDAMWPGQIPPSPVTAVTVPGNRITLEGHDLNIVEVGHADSDDSAVLHVPDLDLVVAGDVIYNGVHMYLAESADGNLGHWREAIDIVAALEPHRIVASHQNKNLDDNAARLIAETRRYLDDAEAALATHDTPVEFFHAMLKQYPEHLGPTVLWVSSRALYLAREGGDPVQNLVAAWRL
- a CDS encoding TetR/AcrR family transcriptional regulator, with the protein product MGAVTSTTRAARGGRGARERILQAAEELFYARGIHATGVAALIEAAHVSPRTFYVHFPTKIALVEEYLRRFELEKPIAAEAELERGDLTPAQRLLAIFAPFEGDSPALIRGCPFHNAVVEGAGELPEVAGLAQRHKQSFRDRLVSTAAEAGAADPEMLGRQFAVIFEGANALAASTNNAQVFTDARRAAKTLLDLALNAAPRG
- a CDS encoding ATP-binding cassette domain-containing protein: MRDVAFTYDGGAPALRPTSLSVAPGKHLGISGRSGAGKSTLARLLLRLWAPDAASISLVTVDGKAMNVQNLDESGT
- a CDS encoding YafY family protein — translated: MKRVERLHALSEMLRRSGARGVSAERLAREFEVSVRTIKRDLDALENSGAPIWSRPGPGGGYGLAIGASLPPVSLSPAQAVALMAAVSAAPDAPYADLAAAGIQKILDVLDPKTRARADELAHRVWVNALPSSSRAIKSALEEAMAEQRVIRIRYTSRDETTTTRDVEPVLFASTNGQWYLVGWCRLRNAMRWFTVSRIERASVTKTACGGHTIHEVGEPPANARPVHGRGE
- a CDS encoding alpha/beta fold hydrolase, with the translated sequence MPTTTSSPIIILIAGHWLGAWAWDEVLEHLTTDHSRAIAMTLPGLDGDDPERAAKTLDDQAAAVLDVITQLGVSEDQPATLVAHSGANAPVSLVLDRHPELVHRVVWVDSGPVATGSAFAPDIPEELEELPLPSLDVLAQQASLEGLSAEVLERFRARAVPEPGPVLRQPVELTNDARRKVRTTLVCCSIPSAQVLELARAGHAMFAEVANIEHLDVIDLPTGHWPMWSRPRDLAKAIQSAASRTN
- a CDS encoding phosphatase PAP2 family protein, whose protein sequence is MTIPRQAPPRTPARPSPGSGFMFAFAWLACVVGLIATYYYFVQTTTGQFIDESALVEAVDIHGPAGKAATEFLDWLPTISLVVAAVVVLFVTVIRRRWSAAGIAVTACIGANIATQVLKEVLPARPDKGVVTLELNSLPSGHTTLAASAAAAVFLMASPRWRPLAGFVGGTFAIASGVSTLINQWHRPADVVAAFLLVGAFMIPAGWLIMRNGAEWNVWDGFDRHVGSAKIWLTLPVVIGLASAGVAVYSLAKIAPGPLQDDSTTNYFCAGISLIVIAGYLATVATTSLFAYAARRRDASTR
- a CDS encoding extracellular solute-binding protein: MTGATTGRLREFSRRTVLGALGAGIVGATVASWPRLSGSDIPGRGDNSLSIAIMGTAADAAARQRAIDAFTRLHPDIRVKVQAIQAVDWKDFFTKILTMVAAGTPPDVVYVATEGAQLFADKLAHPLDEYLRRDAADMAEFFADVHPSLVEAFMYKGSLFQLPMDWNAANMYYNTTAFAQAGLERPADDWTNVDFRNSLAAMRKARPSDFTPYYWTNRLFGGVVPWLYANDTSFLKETRSTGGDWLWDSFYANDPSRNLRSGGYQWLEPNADDPRVFETFDYLRGLVKDGLGVRPEEGGGSSLVGLFASNRIGTTPAGGYWVQGLHEAGMKENDYDVAFFPKWRSQRHQFGTAGYAIMKTAKDKDAAWEWIKFSASREAMELIFPNPITTPARRSMVNEALYAGKGPAHWKVFYDTLDKYPTTGPIPAPPQQAAVETALMKNVSLAVSGDERQLKQALESMQRDLELALRRQS